A genomic stretch from Cloacibacterium caeni includes:
- a CDS encoding lipopolysaccharide biosynthesis protein, whose amino-acid sequence MNNLIAKIPKLKSLSLYFFTSIITAVIGILINPFLSVGLNHKDFAILGYYSSFNILFMPLVSLVLSNFYARKYYLVDDNKKKEIYQTILSIYIIFGLLLLALLILVYYFYHKFFVSSIEFFPYAIMSFLPLYFSNFYNLYLLDLRMGNNAKRYSIISILNSLVSALLSLWWVYFIKYGAVGRLSAILITSILFGVFSMNVYKFKFKIDRTITREALSFSWPLVISAILTFFFMGVDRTFLEKLNDNYNLGLYNVGIQIAGYIGIFGSVLLQTFDPEIYKYSSRNEMNKVFQIIFLIIGLAIIPNVAFMFFSKYIIDFLTYGKYIEAANYANILCIKNVTTLFSFTISGVLISKGFSKLEMYNRFLGAFLSVIIFKVFIDNFGFYGAAWGQGISWLIMGVISLLTFYIFKKNET is encoded by the coding sequence ATGAATAATTTAATAGCCAAAATACCGAAACTAAAAAGCTTATCACTTTATTTTTTTACCTCTATCATCACAGCGGTAATAGGTATTTTGATTAATCCTTTTTTATCAGTAGGGCTTAATCATAAAGACTTTGCAATATTAGGATATTATTCTTCATTTAATATACTCTTTATGCCTTTGGTATCTCTTGTCTTAAGTAATTTTTATGCAAGGAAATATTATCTTGTAGATGATAATAAGAAAAAGGAGATCTATCAAACAATATTATCAATTTATATTATTTTTGGCCTTTTGTTATTGGCTCTACTGATTCTTGTATATTATTTTTATCATAAGTTTTTTGTGAGCTCTATAGAGTTTTTCCCTTATGCGATAATGAGTTTTTTACCATTGTATTTTTCTAATTTTTATAATCTTTATTTATTAGATTTAAGAATGGGAAATAATGCAAAAAGATACAGTATAATTTCCATTCTTAACAGCTTGGTGAGTGCTCTTTTATCTCTTTGGTGGGTTTACTTTATTAAATATGGAGCAGTTGGAAGATTGTCAGCCATTTTAATAACAAGCATTCTATTTGGCGTTTTTTCAATGAATGTTTATAAATTTAAATTTAAAATAGATAGAACAATAACTCGTGAAGCCCTTTCTTTCTCTTGGCCTCTAGTGATTTCTGCAATTTTAACATTTTTTTTCATGGGAGTAGACAGAACTTTTCTTGAAAAATTAAATGATAATTATAATCTTGGATTATACAATGTGGGGATTCAAATCGCAGGTTATATCGGTATATTCGGTTCAGTTTTGCTACAAACCTTTGATCCTGAAATTTACAAGTATTCTTCTAGGAATGAGATGAATAAGGTTTTCCAAATCATATTTTTGATTATTGGATTAGCAATAATACCCAATGTGGCATTTATGTTTTTTTCAAAATATATCATTGATTTTTTGACATACGGAAAATATATTGAAGCGGCAAATTATGCAAATATATTATGTATTAAAAATGTTACAACTCTTTTTTCATTTACAATTTCGGGTGTGTTAATAAGTAAAGGTTTTTCTAAATTAGAAATGTATAATCGTTTTTTAGGTGCGTTTTTAAGTGTCATTATTTTTAAGGTTTTCATAGATAATTTTGGTTTTTATGGAGCGGCTTGGGGACAAGGAATTTCTTGGTTAATCATGGGAGTAATTAGTTTATTAACATTTTATATTTTTAAAAAAAATGAAACTTAG
- a CDS encoding glycosyltransferase family 2 protein — MKLSVIVPVYNVEEYLEKCLNSILSQSFTDYELILVNDGSTDASKKICLNFANLDSRIVYLEKENGGLSSARNMGLTYAKGEYISFIDSDDWIEPEMFLGMISDLTLNDADIVICGHYVRSMEGLIIEKENKFFETKIYNGLKAAELVVMDNEIQSFAWNKIYKKKLFNGIKFPVGRLYEDIAVAHEILFNARKVILSEKFYYNYLRREGSICLDPNKANKRIKDLYWVFKERYLFVKKKKELNEIFHNYEKIFFLRALNFLHFLIKNENTNSDEYRTEMDFLKTMDILKNPIINWKVKFEYLLFSNFRNLYILLIKLFYYLKK, encoded by the coding sequence ATGAAACTTAGTGTAATAGTTCCAGTTTATAATGTAGAAGAGTATTTAGAAAAGTGTCTTAACTCCATACTTAGCCAATCTTTTACAGACTATGAATTGATTTTGGTGAATGATGGATCTACTGATGCTTCAAAAAAAATTTGCTTAAATTTTGCAAATTTAGACTCAAGAATTGTGTATCTAGAAAAAGAAAATGGAGGGCTGAGCTCTGCCAGAAACATGGGGCTTACATATGCTAAAGGCGAGTATATTAGTTTTATTGATAGTGATGATTGGATCGAGCCAGAAATGTTCTTAGGAATGATAAGTGATTTGACTTTAAATGATGCCGATATTGTAATTTGTGGTCACTATGTGAGAAGTATGGAAGGCTTGATAATAGAAAAAGAAAATAAATTTTTTGAAACCAAAATTTATAATGGTCTAAAAGCTGCCGAACTAGTTGTGATGGACAACGAAATCCAAAGTTTTGCATGGAACAAAATTTATAAAAAAAAATTGTTTAATGGGATTAAATTTCCTGTAGGAAGATTATATGAAGATATTGCGGTAGCCCATGAAATTTTGTTTAATGCTCGTAAAGTAATTCTTTCTGAAAAATTTTATTATAATTATTTAAGAAGAGAAGGCAGTATTTGTCTTGACCCCAACAAAGCTAATAAAAGAATAAAAGATTTATATTGGGTTTTTAAAGAAAGATATTTATTTGTGAAAAAGAAAAAAGAGCTAAACGAAATTTTTCACAACTATGAGAAAATTTTTTTCCTTAGAGCACTTAATTTTTTACATTTTTTAATTAAGAACGAGAATACAAATTCAGATGAATATAGAACTGAAATGGATTTTCTAAAAACAATGGATATACTCAAAAATCCAATAATTAATTGGAAAGTAAAGTTTGAGTATTTGTTATTTTCCAATTTTAGAAATTTGTATATTCTTTTAATTAAGTTATTTTATTATTTAAAAAAATGA
- a CDS encoding glycosyltransferase: MKVTFFTNFINHHQVPVADEFFKKLGQNYTFVATMPIPNVNLKLGYPDFSDKPYLLKAFENDENYQKAISLAMSSDIVIFGAAPKSLIKERLKKNKLTFVYSERWFKKGYSILFHPKFWLNLIKNYYPYIHKHYYMLCASAFTKKDVNLLGLFINKCFKWGYFPEINSTNSNIIKKENKILTLLWVGRFLDWKHPELSIKLVNQLKNKGYSVKLEMVGEGPYLNNIKEMVKSFQLENEIAFLGSLPNNKVVDKFREADVFLFTSDRNEGWGAVLNEALANRCAVVASDEIGSVPYLLEHNINGLIFKSGNLNDLFDKVEILIKNPHLRHQFSENGFLTIKNTWNAKDAVNNFFILVDHLMNHTQYKDIKGPASKA, translated from the coding sequence ATGAAAGTTACATTTTTTACTAATTTTATAAATCATCACCAGGTTCCTGTTGCAGATGAATTTTTTAAAAAACTGGGACAAAATTATACTTTTGTTGCAACCATGCCTATTCCTAATGTCAATTTAAAACTTGGGTATCCTGACTTTTCAGACAAACCATATCTTTTAAAGGCATTTGAAAATGATGAAAACTATCAGAAAGCAATATCATTAGCCATGTCTTCAGATATAGTCATTTTTGGTGCTGCTCCTAAGTCTTTGATAAAAGAGAGACTAAAAAAAAATAAATTAACATTTGTATACAGTGAAAGATGGTTCAAGAAGGGGTATTCTATTTTATTTCATCCTAAATTTTGGCTTAATTTAATTAAAAATTATTATCCTTATATCCACAAACACTACTATATGTTATGTGCTAGTGCTTTTACAAAAAAAGATGTAAATCTTTTAGGGCTTTTTATAAATAAATGTTTTAAGTGGGGATATTTCCCAGAAATAAACAGCACTAATAGCAATATTATTAAGAAGGAAAACAAAATATTAACTTTACTGTGGGTCGGTAGATTTTTAGATTGGAAACATCCTGAACTATCCATTAAACTAGTGAATCAATTAAAAAATAAAGGATATTCTGTAAAATTAGAAATGGTGGGAGAAGGGCCATATCTAAATAATATAAAAGAAATGGTAAAATCTTTTCAACTGGAAAATGAGATTGCTTTTTTAGGAAGTTTACCCAATAATAAAGTGGTGGATAAATTTAGAGAAGCAGATGTGTTTCTTTTTACTAGCGATAGAAATGAAGGATGGGGGGCTGTATTGAATGAAGCATTAGCCAATAGATGTGCCGTTGTGGCCTCAGATGAAATAGGCTCTGTTCCCTATCTCTTAGAACATAATATCAATGGATTAATTTTTAAATCGGGAAATCTTAATGATCTTTTTGATAAGGTAGAAATATTGATTAAAAACCCTCATTTAAGACATCAATTTAGTGAAAACGGATTTCTCACAATTAAAAATACTTGGAATGCTAAAGATGCGGTGAATAATTTTTTTATTTTAGTAGACCATTTAATGAATCATACTCAATATAAAGACATAAAGGGACCTGCTTCTAAAGCTTAA
- a CDS encoding glycosyltransferase encodes MNILIANTQEFNPLIGGVERVSTLLTHELVKLGYNVYFLAYHKSPFSKPYKPPVTQFFLPNINEISSQENIDFFLKIIKEKKIDIVLNQAGNIVDFSNLCMKVKESSSIKLLSALHINPDFKLKQLQVDAKTTIHNFYHPKFIRRKILYFSRKKKIFNYYKKFYNKLYNESDKIVLLSERYYSVFSKFVEPITDDKLVAIPNPNTLYPDDKDLINKEKIILYVGRLDYAHKRPDRIITIWNSLEKEFPEWSLKIVGDGPYLSHLRKKVNALHLKNVEFLGFVNPLEYYSQASILCMTSNIEGWPLVLNEALCFGTIPFAFTSFESIYDILDDGKTGYLIKPYDLKTYTNQLRLLMSDENKLYSMAQNAITSSNRFDKKKIIDKWINLFNE; translated from the coding sequence ATGAATATTCTTATTGCAAATACACAAGAATTTAATCCTTTGATTGGTGGGGTAGAAAGAGTTTCTACTCTGCTTACTCATGAATTAGTGAAGTTAGGATATAATGTTTATTTTTTAGCGTATCACAAAAGCCCATTTAGTAAGCCCTACAAACCTCCTGTTACACAATTTTTTTTACCCAATATTAATGAAATTTCAAGCCAAGAAAACATTGATTTTTTTCTGAAAATAATTAAAGAAAAAAAAATTGATATAGTGTTAAATCAAGCAGGGAATATTGTTGATTTCTCTAACCTCTGTATGAAAGTAAAGGAAAGTTCAAGTATAAAACTACTGTCTGCTTTACATATTAATCCAGATTTTAAGTTGAAACAATTGCAAGTAGATGCTAAAACAACCATTCATAATTTCTATCATCCAAAATTTATTAGAAGAAAAATTTTATATTTTTCTAGAAAAAAGAAAATATTTAATTACTATAAAAAATTTTATAATAAATTATATAATGAGTCTGATAAAATAGTTTTATTGTCTGAAAGATATTATTCTGTTTTTTCAAAATTTGTAGAACCCATTACAGATGATAAATTAGTAGCAATTCCTAATCCTAATACTTTATATCCTGATGACAAAGACCTTATAAATAAGGAAAAAATAATATTATATGTCGGTAGGCTAGACTATGCACACAAACGCCCAGATAGAATAATTACAATTTGGAATAGTTTAGAAAAAGAATTTCCTGAATGGAGTTTGAAAATAGTAGGAGACGGTCCTTATTTGTCTCATTTAAGAAAAAAAGTTAACGCATTACATTTAAAAAATGTCGAGTTTTTAGGATTTGTGAATCCCCTTGAGTATTACTCCCAAGCTTCTATTCTTTGTATGACATCTAATATAGAAGGGTGGCCATTAGTACTTAATGAAGCTTTGTGCTTTGGAACAATTCCTTTTGCTTTTACCAGTTTTGAAAGTATATATGATATTCTAGATGATGGAAAAACGGGTTATTTAATAAAACCATATGATTTGAAAACTTATACTAATCAGTTGAGACTTTTAATGTCTGATGAAAATAAACTGTATAGCATGGCTCAAAATGCTATTACTTCATCCAATAGATTTGATAAAAAAAAGATTATAGATAAGTGGATAAATTTATTTAATGAATAA
- a CDS encoding glycosyltransferase family 4 protein has translation MNNMKILWIVNIILPALSRELNLTVSPFGGWLVGLSEQLKNCENIDLHIVTVRKKTKSFSKNIDGIYYYTVDNSEEQWKHLQREIMPDVVHIHGTEFNYGLNFIKANGAENVVFSIQGLVSVIGKYYLAGISTLDILKNITLRDILRRDTLFQAQKKFKKRGLVEKELFNTCNYVIGRTEWDKAHTLKLNPKMTYFHGGEILRNSFYESHKWDYKNCEPYTIFLSQAGYPIKGLHQVLKAAYLLKNKYPQLKIKIGGKKIEEEGWMNKLKINGYANYVKNLIKHLNLKNNVEFIGFLSEEQMKEQYLKSNVFVCPSSIENSPNSLAEAQILGVPNVSSYVGGIPDMVNHNKNGYLYRFEEVEMLAFYIDEIFKNKEINHFFEEKIAQRHNPNIITQQLLQIYNSVK, from the coding sequence ATGAATAATATGAAGATTCTTTGGATTGTTAATATCATTTTGCCAGCTCTTTCTAGGGAGCTCAATCTTACCGTAAGTCCTTTTGGAGGTTGGCTAGTTGGTCTTTCTGAACAACTTAAAAATTGTGAAAATATAGATCTCCACATAGTGACTGTAAGAAAAAAAACAAAGTCTTTTTCAAAAAATATTGATGGTATTTATTACTATACGGTGGATAACTCAGAAGAACAATGGAAACATTTGCAAAGAGAAATCATGCCAGATGTTGTTCATATTCATGGAACAGAATTTAATTATGGGTTGAACTTTATTAAAGCTAATGGTGCTGAAAATGTTGTTTTTTCTATTCAAGGTCTAGTGTCTGTCATAGGAAAATATTATCTAGCAGGAATTTCCACATTAGATATTTTAAAAAATATTACCCTTAGGGATATTTTAAGAAGAGACACTCTTTTTCAAGCCCAAAAAAAATTTAAAAAAAGAGGTCTTGTAGAAAAAGAACTTTTCAATACATGCAATTACGTAATTGGAAGAACAGAATGGGATAAAGCGCATACGTTGAAATTAAATCCTAAGATGACCTATTTTCATGGAGGAGAAATTTTAAGAAATAGCTTTTATGAATCTCATAAATGGGATTATAAAAATTGTGAACCATACACTATTTTTTTAAGTCAAGCAGGTTATCCCATCAAAGGACTTCACCAAGTGCTAAAAGCTGCATATTTACTGAAAAATAAATATCCTCAACTGAAAATAAAAATTGGAGGAAAAAAAATAGAAGAAGAAGGATGGATGAATAAATTAAAAATAAATGGGTATGCCAATTATGTGAAAAATTTAATCAAGCATCTTAATCTTAAGAACAATGTAGAATTTATAGGATTTTTATCTGAAGAACAAATGAAAGAACAATATTTAAAATCAAATGTTTTTGTTTGTCCGTCATCAATTGAAAACAGTCCTAATTCTCTTGCTGAAGCCCAAATATTAGGGGTGCCAAATGTTTCTTCATATGTAGGAGGAATACCAGATATGGTTAATCATAATAAAAATGGCTATCTTTATCGTTTTGAAGAAGTAGAAATGTTGGCTTTTTATATAGACGAAATCTTTAAAAATAAAGAAATAAATCATTTTTTTGAGGAAAAAATTGCCCAAAGACATAATCCAAATATAATAACACAACAATTATTGCAAATTTATAATTCTGTAAAATGA
- a CDS encoding O-antigen ligase family protein, with protein sequence MIANFIKKEFILLVMIFITFINPFFYGKRMALLIVLFIIFRIKESLRLLDINFFLLLFFSVSYELFSSFNTNYNDDGLISVIPNMFVPSFLYLSGKYISKKYDREEVLVFLFLFLTFTFSLVPMISILEQIITNGFIEGKRTMYLLWNKGNYISATNISAFFVLNMVSLGLINIKYDKLWVKLIIFLLFLFSLICVLRLGSRTQLLVSLISFILLFFKNFKNFSFFHKTTVILISIFFFFYIINNIDFNSDWLKFYKNRYDSEEYGVGTAGGRTYRWIGSLESIFTDPWGWGLEKYGHAHNMWLDIARMGGAISFLLYLAFTLSVFFSFYKLLKLETTKLFLKNYFIVYLIGFLLVFFVEPIMEGYYLLFLLFCIFTGIISQYVNNLKNKPTIY encoded by the coding sequence ATGATTGCAAATTTTATAAAAAAAGAGTTTATTCTATTAGTAATGATCTTCATTACTTTTATTAATCCATTCTTCTATGGCAAAAGAATGGCATTATTGATTGTACTTTTTATCATTTTTAGAATCAAAGAAAGTTTACGCTTGTTAGATATCAATTTTTTTCTATTATTATTTTTTTCTGTTTCATATGAACTTTTTTCTTCTTTTAATACCAATTATAATGATGATGGTCTTATAAGTGTTATCCCTAATATGTTTGTTCCTTCGTTTTTGTATTTGTCAGGAAAATATATTTCAAAAAAATATGATAGAGAAGAAGTTCTAGTATTTTTATTTTTGTTTTTAACATTCACTTTTTCTTTGGTTCCCATGATTTCTATTTTAGAACAAATAATAACCAATGGTTTTATAGAGGGTAAAAGAACAATGTATTTATTATGGAATAAAGGTAATTACATTAGTGCTACAAATATCTCTGCTTTTTTTGTGTTAAATATGGTTTCTTTAGGGTTGATAAACATAAAATATGATAAATTATGGGTGAAGCTAATAATATTTTTGTTATTTCTATTTTCGTTAATTTGTGTTTTGAGGTTAGGGAGTAGAACTCAATTATTAGTTTCTTTAATTAGCTTTATTTTATTATTTTTTAAAAATTTTAAAAATTTTTCTTTTTTTCACAAAACCACTGTTATTTTAATATCAATATTTTTCTTCTTTTACATTATAAATAATATTGATTTTAATTCAGATTGGCTTAAATTTTATAAAAACCGATATGATAGCGAAGAGTATGGAGTGGGTACAGCAGGGGGGAGAACCTATAGATGGATAGGTAGCCTTGAATCTATTTTTACTGACCCATGGGGTTGGGGTCTTGAAAAGTATGGACATGCTCATAATATGTGGCTTGACATAGCGAGAATGGGCGGGGCAATCTCTTTTTTACTTTACTTAGCTTTTACTTTATCTGTTTTTTTTAGTTTCTATAAATTATTGAAATTAGAAACAACAAAATTATTTCTCAAAAATTATTTTATTGTTTATTTGATTGGGTTTTTATTAGTGTTCTTTGTAGAGCCAATAATGGAAGGGTATTATTTACTTTTTTTGTTGTTTTGTATCTTTACGGGAATAATATCACAATATGTTAACAACCTTAAAAATAAGCCAACTATATATTGA
- a CDS encoding glycosyltransferase: MKIIYYSNLVPLELREEIKSKTGSYPSQAAQKFHSLLSEGLKNFTSLQNISSLPISGDVSQEIECKNFQNHDFFFTGFNKKGLIRQIFNVWYSFILTFKLYRKNNINYAVFDYLNQSVTIGGYIACMILKVKKIVIVTDLPQYQHINKNKGLINKWYIKFLLKFLNSFDGYILLTKQMNDVVNKNLKPNIIMEGLVDANYEVGVTYERKKIILYAGGLYEKYGVKKLINAFLALELNDFQLHLYGWGDLEQYIKSCEVKHNNIKFFGVVPNSEIVKLLPECTLLVNPRPSSLELSKFSFPSKILEYMLSATPVVTTRLPGIPEDYSNHLYFFDDESEIGIKNTLNNLMSLSSEELFQKGQLASKFVMNEKSNKIQAQKIVNFLYSNPTLNKKS, from the coding sequence ATGAAAATTATATATTATAGCAATTTAGTTCCTTTAGAGTTAAGAGAAGAAATCAAATCTAAAACCGGTTCTTATCCCTCTCAAGCGGCTCAAAAATTTCACAGTTTATTGTCAGAAGGTCTTAAAAACTTTACTTCATTACAAAATATTTCTTCATTACCTATTAGTGGGGATGTGTCTCAAGAAATAGAATGTAAAAATTTTCAAAATCATGATTTTTTCTTTACAGGTTTTAATAAAAAAGGTTTAATAAGACAAATATTTAATGTATGGTATTCATTTATTCTCACATTCAAACTTTATAGGAAAAATAATATTAATTATGCAGTTTTTGACTACCTGAATCAATCTGTAACGATTGGAGGGTATATTGCTTGTATGATTTTAAAAGTGAAAAAAATTGTAATTGTAACTGACTTGCCTCAGTATCAGCATATAAATAAAAATAAAGGTCTCATTAATAAATGGTATATTAAATTTTTATTGAAATTTTTAAATTCTTTTGATGGGTATATTTTATTAACCAAACAAATGAATGATGTAGTCAATAAGAATTTGAAGCCCAATATCATTATGGAAGGACTCGTAGATGCAAACTATGAAGTGGGAGTAACCTATGAAAGGAAAAAAATTATATTGTATGCAGGAGGTTTATATGAAAAATATGGGGTAAAGAAACTAATAAATGCTTTTTTAGCATTAGAGTTAAACGATTTTCAATTACATTTATATGGGTGGGGCGATTTAGAACAATACATAAAATCTTGTGAGGTGAAACATAACAATATTAAGTTTTTTGGAGTTGTACCAAATAGTGAAATAGTGAAATTATTACCCGAATGTACTTTATTAGTAAATCCTAGACCTTCTTCACTAGAGCTTTCTAAATTCTCTTTTCCATCAAAAATTCTAGAGTATATGTTGTCTGCCACTCCTGTAGTAACAACAAGACTGCCCGGCATTCCAGAAGATTATTCTAATCATCTTTATTTTTTTGATGATGAATCTGAAATTGGTATTAAAAACACTTTGAATAATTTGATGAGTTTATCTTCAGAGGAGTTATTTCAGAAAGGACAATTAGCCTCAAAATTTGTTATGAATGAAAAATCAAATAAAATACAAGCGCAAAAAATAGTTAATTTTTTATATTCGAATCCTACTTTAAATAAAAAAAGTTAA
- a CDS encoding glycosyltransferase → MKKEKIAFILNYAPHYRLFIYNLLARNINIDFYFGDIPNSNIKKIRYEELLGFKKEFKTITYKSFYWYVSSISLIFKSYNKFVLTGDPQILSNWIFLIIARMMNKKTYLWTHGLYGKETKIQKKIKLIYFKLASKLLLYGDYSKNLLILDGFKEEDLIVIYNSLDFEKQKNIRSTLIKSDRYIKYFQNNNPILFYIGRIQKSKKLEQILEAMNILKSQNINTNFVLIGGMDIDYDFDQKVKENNLENLVWQVGPIYDEMIISQYIYDADICVSPGNVGLTALHSLAYGTPVITHNNFTKQMPEFETILDGINGFFFKENDVNDLANKIKKLISKENRKDEVSRVIDEKWNPNYQIKIFKSQLSTN, encoded by the coding sequence ATGAAAAAGGAAAAAATTGCATTTATTTTGAATTATGCACCCCATTATAGGCTTTTTATTTATAATCTTCTCGCGAGGAATATAAATATAGATTTTTATTTCGGTGATATACCTAATTCTAATATAAAAAAAATAAGATATGAAGAATTACTTGGGTTTAAAAAAGAATTCAAAACTATTACGTATAAATCGTTTTATTGGTATGTAAGTAGTATATCCTTAATATTTAAATCGTATAATAAATTTGTATTGACAGGAGACCCACAAATTTTGTCTAACTGGATATTTCTGATAATAGCCAGAATGATGAATAAAAAAACTTATTTGTGGACACATGGATTGTATGGCAAAGAAACCAAAATTCAAAAAAAAATTAAGTTAATATATTTTAAATTGGCCTCTAAATTACTATTGTACGGTGATTATTCAAAAAATCTATTAATACTTGATGGTTTTAAAGAGGAAGATCTGATTGTAATTTATAATTCTTTAGATTTTGAAAAACAAAAAAATATTCGAAGTACTTTAATCAAATCAGATAGATATATAAAATATTTTCAAAATAATAATCCTATATTGTTTTATATAGGTAGAATTCAAAAATCAAAAAAACTTGAGCAAATATTAGAAGCTATGAATATTTTGAAATCACAAAATATAAATACTAATTTTGTACTTATTGGAGGTATGGATATTGATTATGATTTTGATCAAAAAGTTAAAGAAAATAATCTAGAAAATCTAGTTTGGCAGGTAGGCCCTATTTATGATGAAATGATCATATCACAATATATATATGATGCTGATATTTGTGTGTCACCAGGAAATGTTGGGCTTACAGCTTTACATTCATTAGCTTATGGGACACCAGTAATTACTCATAACAATTTCACAAAACAAATGCCTGAATTTGAAACAATTCTAGATGGAATTAATGGATTTTTTTTCAAGGAAAATGATGTGAACGATTTAGCGAATAAAATAAAAAAATTAATATCAAAAGAAAATCGCAAAGATGAGGTTTCAAGGGTAATTGACGAAAAGTGGAATCCTAATTATCAAATAAAAATTTTTAAGAGTCAACTATCAACAAATTAA
- a CDS encoding glycosyltransferase, translated as MKLLIDCSNLYAGGGLQVATSFLNDLRELGLNHNYHIIQSKNFARGFTKDNFPNNFEFYELGEKEEKYILKRRKTMLNLERKICPNVIFTVFGPSYHRSKYPKIVGMAIPYLIYPDSPFFESLGFKEKMKYRIFSVLKSLFFKNNSDALIFESEIARKIFIEKYKYNKPTYTVNNTLNSIFLEKDKWQSIDLCQDRFNILCLSANYPHKNLNIIPKVIELIKAKNPSFRFTFNISASIEDFSWSERTCENVNFLGHVPLEKIPDLYLKSDLLFFPTLLEVFSTTYLEALQMGVPIVTSDMPFSKDICDTGAIYCNPTDPNEYAEAILNIFMNYEIRRDLINEQSIIIKKFATSKERTRNYLSIIEKTYSYENKK; from the coding sequence ATGAAACTATTAATTGATTGCTCTAATTTATATGCAGGTGGTGGTTTACAAGTAGCTACTTCTTTTCTAAATGACTTAAGAGAATTAGGACTTAATCATAATTATCACATTATTCAATCTAAGAACTTTGCTCGCGGGTTTACTAAAGATAATTTCCCTAATAATTTTGAATTTTATGAGCTGGGAGAGAAAGAAGAAAAATATATTCTTAAAAGAAGAAAAACGATGCTTAATTTAGAGCGCAAAATATGCCCAAATGTAATTTTTACAGTTTTTGGACCTTCTTATCATAGAAGTAAATATCCTAAAATCGTAGGAATGGCAATCCCATATTTGATTTATCCAGATTCTCCGTTCTTTGAAAGCTTAGGATTTAAAGAAAAAATGAAATACAGAATATTTAGTGTATTGAAATCGCTATTTTTTAAAAACAACTCAGATGCATTGATTTTTGAGTCTGAAATTGCAAGAAAAATCTTTATAGAAAAATATAAATATAATAAGCCTACCTATACAGTAAACAATACTCTTAATTCTATTTTTCTGGAAAAAGATAAATGGCAAAGTATAGATCTATGCCAAGATAGATTTAATATTCTTTGTTTGTCGGCGAATTACCCTCATAAGAATTTGAATATCATTCCTAAAGTAATTGAATTAATAAAAGCTAAAAATCCAAGTTTTAGATTCACTTTTAATATTTCGGCTTCTATTGAAGATTTTTCGTGGTCCGAAAGGACATGCGAAAATGTGAATTTTTTAGGTCATGTTCCATTAGAAAAAATTCCAGATTTATATCTTAAATCTGATTTGCTATTTTTCCCAACATTATTAGAGGTTTTTTCTACTACTTATTTGGAAGCGCTTCAAATGGGAGTACCCATTGTTACCTCAGATATGCCTTTTTCAAAAGATATTTGCGATACTGGGGCCATATACTGCAATCCTACTGATCCTAACGAATATGCTGAGGCAATATTAAATATTTTTATGAATTATGAAATAAGACGAGATTTAATAAACGAACAGTCAATAATTATTAAGAAATTTGCAACAAGTAAGGAAAGAACAAGAAACTACTTATCTATAATAGAGAAAACTTATAGTTATGAAAATAAAAAATAA